The following are encoded together in the Fusarium keratoplasticum isolate Fu6.1 chromosome 1, whole genome shotgun sequence genome:
- a CDS encoding Zn(2)-C6 fungal-type domain-containing protein — protein MTSDRSETPDSDGDRKPGSINGSGQAPARKRQRVRLSCLECRRRKLSCDRGFPCERCIKSGTPDRCSYESRNGEVVNASSGVPPPFAQLDSRRFVDPTTGLSPRDPEFVRQDHDRIRRLELEIAQLKNQISRTGVSFDGSTVAATTTSPQTQKDDAHPGEPDPSVREVHESIEATNMSADKGELRFFRGRGFRTRYFGPHNASMAFVELTGLCPFMKETADEWLRPVILHDRKDRKRRREDREKIFEQSDPELEALLPSKEESDALIDVYLDQFEQVHRIVHIPTFRKEYAEYWEPGSTKRYAAFTALILAMMAVASCVHTHDNLKFIGMMSNARHWAERWIKACDEWSSRQSQKHRRLIHYQVACLLYLGKRVNTIKKKRFWTGSGALIQDGIAVGLHREPSHMAAKITVFHQEMRRRIWATVQEFDMQASFDHCLPTLVSQLHYDTNAPRNLDDEDFDESTTVLPPGKPTKEYTFSSFQHLARQSLPLRLELSRLLTGPLSDIDYDQVIRYTNDLTQEIDALPSWDMNIDNTKGKKNPLIAYTLLHVQLRQYIIPLHQPYLKLRKQNSKYQYSEIIYYNAARDIVLLHDKLYEQGVRSLNFLREDALTTAINLCSVTMLQPRGSTNMIMINSHHTLKLIEKCIAMKEDRLLRCGNNEPWGYSIMCAALGLLEAHLGTKEPEVAKSTSAERFVNLHYRLLANQEPPVSGEQVSGPMNAVAGGPATMGPAPNIPLHDRPKVMKLEFHGRAFPNIGIQSVTPFSFTPTMPSAPIDPNQAPWMIGGDPAQPFNLDPSLELLGLNLNEIWGESWELG, from the coding sequence ATGACTTCAGACCGAAGTGAGACCCCGGACTCGGACGGTGACCGAAAGCCTGGGTCCATCAACGGCTCCGGCCAGGCGCCCGCCCGGAAGCGGCAGCGAGTCCGACTGAGCTGTCTCGAGTGTCGTCGTCGCAAGCTCTCGTGCGACCGGGGCTTCCCGTGCGAGCGTTGCATCAAGAGCGGCACGCCCGACCGTTGCAGCTACGAGTCTCGCAATGGAGAGGTAGTCAATGCCTCCTCGGGCGTGCCCCCGCCCTTTGCCCAGCTCGACTCACGCCGCTTCGTCGATCCAACTACTGGCCTGTCCCCGCGGGACCCAGAGTTCGTCCGCCAGGATCACGATCGGATCCGacgcctcgagctcgagatcGCCCAGCTCAAGAACCAGATATCCCGCACCGGCGTCTCCTTTGATGGCAGCACCGTCGCTGCCACAACCACCTCGCCCCAGACCCAAAAGGATGACGCCCATCCTGGGGAGCCCGACCCCTCCGTCCGCGAAGTACACGAGTCCATCGAGGCTACCAACATGTCTGCCGATAAGGGGGAGCTTCGCTTCTTCCGTGGCCGGGGCTTCCGCACCCGTTACTTTGGTCCCCATAACGCCAGTATGGCCTTTGTCGAGTTGACAGGCCTCTGTCCTTTCATGAAGGAGACGGCGGATGAATGGCTTCGTCCAGTCATCCTCCATGACCGAAAGGACCGCAAGAGAAGACGCGAGGATCGTGAAAAGATCTTTGAGCAGTCGGACCCAGAGTTGGAGGCCCTGCTGCCGAGCAAGGAGGAGTCTGATGCCCTCATCGATGTCTACCTTGACCAGTTCGAGCAGGTCCATCGCATCGTTCACATCCCTACGTTCCGCAAGGAGTACGCCGAGTACTGGGAGCCCGGCTCCACCAAGCGCTATGCTGCCTTCACtgccctcatcctcgccatgaTGGCCGTGGCAAGCTGTGTTCACACCCACGATAACCTCAAGTTCATTGGCATGATGTCCAATGCCCGTCACTGGGCAGAGCGATGGATCAAGGCCTGCGACGAGTGGTCGTCGAGGCAGAGTCAGAAGCATCGTCGCTTGATTCACTACCAAGTGGCCTGCCTCTTGTATCTGGGCAAGAgggtcaacaccatcaagaagaagcgctTCTGGACTGGCTCCGGAGCCTTGATCCAGGACGGAATTGCGGTTGGACTCCATCGGGAGCCAAGTCACATGGCTGCTAAGATCACCGTCTTCCACCAAGAGATGCGTCGGAGAATCTGGGCGACGGTCCAAGAGTTTGATATGCAGGCGTCGTTTGATCATTGTCTACCGACGCTTGTGAGTCAACTTCACTACGACACCAATGCGCCTCgcaacctcgacgacgaagacTTTGACGAAAGCACTACGGTTCTCCCACCTGGGAAGCCTACCAAGGAGTAcaccttttcctccttccAGCATCTGGCTCGACAGAGTCTACCGCTCCGCCTGGAGCTCAGCCGTTTGTTGACAGGCCCATTGTCTGACATCGACTATGACCAGGTGATTCGATACACCAACGATTTGACGCAGGAGATCGATGCGCTACCGTCATGGGATATGAACATTGATAACACCAAGGGGAAGAAAAATCCATTGATTGCATATACGCTTCTGCATGTGCAGCTGCGACAGTATATCATTCCACTCCATCAACCATATTTAAAGCTCCGCAAGCAAAACTCCAAGTATCAGTACTCGGAGATTATCTATTACAACGCGGCACGGGACATTGTCCTTTTGCATGACAAGCTCTATGAGCAAGGGGTCCGCAGCCTCAACTTCCTCCGAGAGGATGCGCTCACGACAGCCATCAACCTCTGCAGCGTGACAATGCTgcagcctcgaggatcgACCAATATGATCATGATCAACTCACATCACACACTCAAGCTGATTGAGAAGTGCATTGCGATGAAGGAGGACCGACTCCTTCGGTGTGGCAACAATGAGCCGTGGGGATACTCGATCATGTGTGCGGCGCTGGGACTCCTTGAGGCGCATCTGGGAACCAAGGAGCCAGAGGTTGCCAAATCGACCTCAGCAGAGAGGTTTGTCAACCTACACTACCGACTCCTTGCCAACCAGGAGCCTCCAGTGTCCGGGGAACAAGTATCAGGACCGATGAATGCGGTGGCAGGTGGCCCAGCAACAATGGGGCCGGCACCCAACATACCGCTACACGACCGGCCAAAGGTAATGAAGCTTGAGTTCCATGGCAGGGCGTTTCCTAATATTGGTATCCAGTCGGTGACCCCCTTCTCGTTTACGCCGACGATGCCCTCGGCTCCGATCGACCCAAACCAGGCCCCTTGGATGATAGGGGGAGACCCCGCTCAGCCTTTCAATCTGGATCCGAGTCTGGAGCTGCTAGGGCTGAATCTGAACGAGATCTGGGGCGAGTCCTGGGAGCTGGGTTAA